The Vicia villosa cultivar HV-30 ecotype Madison, WI linkage group LG1, Vvil1.0, whole genome shotgun sequence genome includes a region encoding these proteins:
- the LOC131613506 gene encoding LOB domain-containing protein 1-like: protein MEHNIKTHLPIHTILSNSPPSSSSSPPLQSPKPFPSLLSQYSPPSATATAAAPPQPPSPPPPIVVSPCAACKILRRRCVEKCVLAPYFPPTDPLKFTIAHRVFGASNIIKFLQELPEPQRADAVSSMVYEANARIRDPVYGCAGAICQLQKQVSELQTQLAKAQAELVNMHCQQANLVALICMEMSTQSSPSSSSQDHNMIINQPQPHVDMSCFLEDNNFGSAWEPLWT, encoded by the exons ATGGAACACAATATCAAAACCCACCTTCCCATTCACACCATTCTATCAAACTCAcctccatcttcttcttcttcaccccCTTTACAATCTCCCAAACCTTTTCCTTCATTGCTCTCTCAATATTCTCCTCCTTCCGCTACGGCCACGGCTGCCGCTCCTCCTCAACCTCCTTCTCCTCCCCCACCAATTGTTGTTAGCCCTTGTGCTGCTTGCAAGATCCTTCGTCGTAGGTGTGTCGAAAAGTGTGTGTTGGCTCCTTATTTTCCCCCAACCGATCCACTCAAGTTCACTATTGCTCATAGAGTCTTTGGAGCTAGCAACATCATTAAGTTCTTGCAG GAACTACCTGAACCTCAAAGAGCAGATGCAGTGAGCAGCATGGTATATGAAGCAAATGCTAGAATAAGGGACCCAGTGTATGGTTGTGCAGGTGCAATATGTCAACTTCAAAAGCAAGTTAGTGAGCTACAAACACAGCTAGCCAAAGCACAAGCTGAGCTAGTCAACATGCATTGCCAACAAGCAAATCTAGTAGCACTAATTTGCATGGAAATGAGTACTCagtcatcaccatcatcatcatcacaagacCATAACATGATAATCAATCAACCTCAGCCGCATGTCGACATGAGTTGCTTCTTAGAAGACAACAATTTTGGGTCTGCTTGGGAGCCTCTTTGGACATGA